In one window of Gymnogyps californianus isolate 813 chromosome 7, ASM1813914v2, whole genome shotgun sequence DNA:
- the LOC127018239 gene encoding ubiquitin carboxyl-terminal hydrolase 40-like translates to MTCKMDALQVSPAGDAPEYLHTDTDLCYAGSLEIAGEASLEDLKMQAMTLPCCPEQIVPLPSFLRAWTVDSKRPGKLLRNNKQRLNPQELLLRVQMGIPGERDYYGSTDLVWDISKECTTWALRQRVASHYGLPVDKTEIAKYFPERLEWLPISSWTQQMSKRKRKKKQESLQSAPYHLKDGDIIGVKNLLLDDTKEFSTVRDDVGKEKQRQLALGKKKSRQAERLQEPVFSEEKLNIKHRKPEVALSINVGVFR, encoded by the exons ATGACCTGCAAGATGGATGCTTTGCAGGTGTCTCCTGCAGGAG ATGCACCAGAATACCTCCACACAGACACGGATCTTTGTTATGCTGGCAGTCTAGAAATAGCAGGAGAAGCTTCTTTGGAAGATCTGAAGATGCAG gccATGACCTTACCGTGCTGCCCAGAGCAGATTGTCCCACTGCCCTCGTTTCTCAGAGCATGGACAGTGGACAGTAAGCGCCCAGGCAAGCTTTTACGAAACAACAAGCAGCGACTCAA CCCCCAGGAACTGCTGCTTCGAGTCCAGATGGGCATCCCAGGGGAGAGGGACTACTATGGCTCCACGGATTTGGTGTGGGATATCTCCAAAGAATGCACAACCTGGGCACTGAGGCAACGAGTGGCTTCTCACTATGGTCTCCCTGtagataaaactgaaatagcCAAATACTTCCCTGAAAGATTGGAGTGGCTGCCAATATCTAGCTGG ACACAGCAAATGTCAAAGAGGAAAcggaagaaaaaacaggagagtTTACAGTCAGCGCCGTACCACCTGAAAGACGGCGATATCATTGGGGTGAAG AATCTTCTTCTTGATGACACTAAGGAGTTCAGCACAGTGAGAGATGACgttggaaaagagaaacaaaggcagcttgcattaggaaaaaagaaaag tcgGCAAGCCGAACGCTTACAGGAGCCTGTTTTCTCTGAGGAGAAGCTGAATATTAAGCACCGTAAACCAGAAGTGGCTCTGTCTATCAATGTGGGCGTTTTCAGATAG